From Mycolicibacterium nivoides, a single genomic window includes:
- a CDS encoding TetR/AcrR family transcriptional regulator, which yields MDLQVQKLTAKGEATRRRIIEGAAAVIRGRGVAATTLDDIRAHTQTSKSQLFHYFPDGKDQLLLAVAEREAQMVLEDQQPYLGELTSWAAWQRWRDAVVERYRRQGQSCPLSLLMSEIGRTTPGAQAVTKALLRQWHDEISAGIRHMQSQGKIAADLDADRVGAALLAGIQGGVSVMLASGDLSYLESALDVGIAMLRR from the coding sequence ATGGACCTGCAAGTCCAGAAACTGACGGCCAAGGGCGAGGCCACCCGGCGTCGGATCATCGAGGGAGCCGCCGCGGTGATCCGCGGCCGCGGTGTGGCCGCCACCACGCTCGACGATATCCGCGCCCACACCCAGACCTCCAAGAGCCAGCTGTTCCACTACTTCCCCGACGGCAAGGACCAGCTATTGCTCGCGGTGGCCGAACGCGAGGCGCAGATGGTGCTGGAGGATCAGCAGCCCTACCTCGGCGAGTTGACCTCATGGGCCGCCTGGCAGCGCTGGCGCGACGCCGTGGTCGAGCGCTACCGCCGCCAGGGCCAGAGCTGCCCGCTGAGCCTGCTGATGTCAGAGATCGGCCGCACCACTCCCGGCGCCCAGGCGGTCACCAAAGCCCTGCTGCGGCAATGGCATGACGAGATCTCAGCAGGGATCCGGCACATGCAGTCGCAGGGAAAGATCGCCGCCGATCTGGACGCCGACCGGGTGGGCGCCGCGCTCCTTGCCGGGATCCAGGGCGGGGTCAGCGTGATGTTGGCGTCGGGCGATCTGAGCTACCTGGAGTCCGCGCTGGACGTCGGCATCGCGATGCTGCGCCGCTAG
- a CDS encoding DoxX family protein gives MASSAYDTAILLLRVVLGLTMAAHGYNKFFGGGRIPGTAGWFDSIGMKPGLFHARVAAGTEIAAGLGLALGLLTPVPAAGFVALMLVAAWTVHRHNGFFIVKEGWEYNLVLAVAAVAIAGTGAGRYSLDHLLFSNCSFYHLLHGWCGLAIAVVLGLAGGIGQLVIFFRPPAKTS, from the coding sequence ATGGCTTCCTCCGCTTACGACACTGCGATCCTGCTCCTGCGCGTGGTGCTCGGCCTGACCATGGCCGCACACGGCTACAACAAGTTCTTCGGTGGCGGGCGGATCCCGGGCACCGCGGGATGGTTCGACAGCATCGGCATGAAGCCGGGTCTGTTCCATGCCCGGGTCGCGGCCGGCACCGAGATCGCCGCCGGTCTCGGCCTGGCCCTCGGCCTGCTGACCCCGGTGCCCGCGGCCGGGTTCGTGGCGCTGATGCTGGTGGCGGCCTGGACCGTGCACCGGCACAACGGGTTCTTCATCGTCAAGGAGGGCTGGGAGTACAACCTGGTCCTGGCGGTGGCCGCAGTGGCCATCGCAGGCACCGGGGCCGGTCGCTACAGCCTTGATCACCTGCTGTTCTCCAACTGCAGCTTCTACCACCTGCTGCACGGCTGGTGCGGGTTGGCGATCGCGGTGGTGCTCGGTCTGGCGGGTGGCATCGGCCAGCTGGTGATCTTCTTCCGGCCGCCGGCGAAGACGTCCTAG
- a CDS encoding alpha/beta fold hydrolase: protein MSVSTGKTEHSDSRTVTFRGVDDLNLVGDEWNRDAASAAGRPTVLLLHGGGQNRFSWKNTGQILADRGLHVIALDARGHGDSDRSPSANYSVEVLCADVQQVLYQIGRPVVLIGASMGGLTGILAAHEAGPELVTKLVLVDVVPRFEKSGSARIRDFMFTNVDGFDSLEEAADAVSSYLPHRTKPRSPDGLKKNLRLRDGRWYWHWDPAFLTKPEDDPFIRVEKLEQAAMNLTIPILLIRGKLSDVVSPEGVQDFLEKVPAAEFVELSDAGHTAAGDDNDAFSEVVVEFVGR from the coding sequence ATGTCCGTGAGCACCGGGAAAACCGAGCACAGCGATTCGCGCACCGTCACGTTCCGGGGAGTCGACGACCTGAACCTGGTCGGCGACGAATGGAACCGGGATGCCGCATCGGCTGCCGGGCGGCCCACGGTCCTGCTGCTGCACGGAGGTGGGCAGAACCGGTTCTCCTGGAAAAACACGGGACAGATCTTGGCCGATCGCGGTTTGCACGTGATCGCGCTCGACGCACGTGGTCACGGCGACAGCGACCGCTCACCCAGCGCGAACTATTCGGTGGAAGTGCTCTGCGCGGACGTCCAGCAGGTGCTGTATCAGATCGGTCGCCCGGTGGTGCTGATCGGAGCCAGCATGGGTGGTCTGACCGGCATCCTGGCTGCGCATGAAGCAGGCCCGGAACTGGTCACCAAGCTCGTGCTGGTCGATGTGGTGCCGAGGTTCGAGAAGAGCGGCAGCGCCCGCATCCGCGATTTCATGTTCACCAACGTGGACGGCTTCGATTCCCTGGAGGAGGCCGCCGACGCCGTCTCCTCCTATCTGCCCCATCGCACCAAGCCACGTAGCCCGGACGGGCTGAAGAAGAATCTGCGGCTGCGCGACGGGCGCTGGTACTGGCACTGGGATCCGGCGTTCCTCACCAAGCCCGAGGACGACCCGTTCATCCGGGTGGAGAAGCTCGAGCAGGCCGCGATGAACCTGACCATCCCGATCCTGCTGATTCGCGGCAAGCTGTCCGATGTGGTCAGCCCCGAAGGCGTGCAGGACTTCCTGGAGAAGGTGCCCGCGGCCGAGTTCGTCGAGTTGTCCGATGCGGGGCACACGGCCGCCGGTGACGACAACGACGCGTTCTCCGAAGTCGTCGTGGAGTTCGTCGGGCGGTGA
- a CDS encoding FadR/GntR family transcriptional regulator, which translates to MARTTPLAPMIGPDAIAPQAPVRSPKTAELVAGTLRRMVVDGQLKEGDFLPNEAELMEHFGVSRPTLREAVRVLESERLVEVRRGSRTGARVRVPGPEIVARPAGLLLELSGADIADLLVGRAAIEPMAARLLAEKGDEAAFAELERMLDEHIPKDHQSDQLAATTGDFHRRVVELSGNATLGIIAGMLHEITVRHHAFLFKERRPVSKSDYDKLMRSYRKLIQLIRSGDGDAAEAHWRKHLDTARILMLQDIESVKVRDVMR; encoded by the coding sequence GTGGCTCGAACCACACCGCTGGCGCCGATGATCGGCCCTGACGCGATAGCACCGCAGGCACCGGTCCGCTCTCCGAAGACCGCCGAGCTCGTCGCTGGCACATTACGGCGCATGGTCGTCGACGGCCAGCTCAAAGAGGGCGACTTCCTGCCCAACGAAGCCGAGCTCATGGAGCATTTCGGGGTCAGCAGGCCGACGCTGCGCGAGGCCGTGCGGGTGTTGGAGTCCGAGCGTCTGGTCGAGGTGCGCCGCGGCTCCCGCACCGGCGCCCGAGTCAGAGTTCCCGGCCCCGAGATCGTCGCCCGCCCGGCCGGGCTGCTGCTCGAACTCTCCGGAGCCGATATCGCCGACCTCCTGGTGGGGCGCGCGGCGATCGAGCCGATGGCCGCACGCCTGCTCGCCGAGAAGGGTGATGAGGCGGCGTTCGCAGAGCTGGAACGGATGCTCGACGAGCACATCCCGAAGGATCACCAGTCGGACCAACTGGCCGCGACCACCGGTGACTTTCACCGCCGTGTGGTGGAGCTGTCGGGCAACGCCACGCTCGGCATCATCGCCGGCATGCTGCACGAGATCACCGTGCGGCACCACGCCTTCCTGTTCAAGGAGCGCCGGCCGGTATCGAAGTCCGACTACGACAAGCTGATGCGCTCCTACCGCAAGCTGATCCAGCTCATCCGCTCCGGTGACGGCGACGCCGCCGAAGCGCACTGGCGCAAGCATCTGGACACCGCACGGATCCTGATGCTGCAGGACATCGAGAGCGTCAAGGTCCGCGACGTCATGCGCTGA
- a CDS encoding SDR family NAD(P)-dependent oxidoreductase, whose protein sequence is MSPNITRLQGRTALVTGSTGGLGVAIAKALADQGAFVVVSGRNKERGDAVVAEIRSAGGQAEFVAADLGAGGDEVQRLAQQATAAAGGQIDILVNNAGIWGMPEPTGEVSEQALLESYQTNVVAPFLLTGALAPGMAQRGHGAVVNVGSITGLIGGDRSALYSSTKAAVHSLTKSWAVEYGPSGVRVNAVAPGPIATERALEAADHVAPVLARIPSRRMSTPAEVAAAVTFLAGDDAGNIHGVILSVDGGWAAA, encoded by the coding sequence ATGAGTCCAAACATTACGCGCCTGCAAGGCCGCACAGCACTTGTCACGGGATCCACTGGCGGCCTCGGGGTCGCCATCGCCAAGGCCCTGGCCGACCAGGGCGCCTTCGTCGTCGTCAGCGGTCGCAACAAGGAACGCGGCGATGCCGTCGTCGCCGAGATCCGCAGCGCCGGAGGGCAGGCCGAGTTCGTCGCGGCAGACCTCGGGGCCGGAGGCGACGAGGTGCAGCGCCTCGCGCAGCAGGCCACCGCGGCCGCCGGCGGGCAGATTGACATCCTGGTCAACAACGCAGGCATCTGGGGAATGCCGGAACCTACAGGCGAGGTCTCCGAGCAGGCACTGCTGGAGTCGTATCAGACCAACGTCGTCGCGCCCTTCCTGCTGACGGGGGCGCTGGCGCCCGGCATGGCCCAGCGCGGCCACGGAGCGGTGGTCAACGTCGGCTCGATCACCGGGCTGATCGGCGGAGACCGCTCGGCGCTGTACTCGTCGACCAAGGCGGCGGTGCACTCGCTGACCAAGTCGTGGGCGGTCGAGTACGGCCCGAGCGGGGTGCGGGTGAACGCGGTGGCACCCGGGCCGATCGCCACGGAGCGAGCGTTGGAGGCCGCCGATCATGTCGCGCCAGTACTGGCCCGCATCCCCTCGCGCCGCATGAGCACCCCCGCGGAGGTGGCCGCGGCGGTGACATTCCTGGCCGGTGATGACGCCGGAAACATCCACGGCGTGATCCTCAGTGTGGATGGGGGCTGGGCGGCCGCTTAA
- a CDS encoding DUF3556 domain-containing protein, producing MGFLKQESPEIDFEQWSKGTRAEKIQPMARHWAEVGFGTPIALHLFYVVKILAYILGAWLIAVNTTGLEGAGGFSAVTSWYAEPIVYQKVVFYTMLFEVIGLGCGFGPLNNRFFPPMGSILYWLRPKTIRLPPWPNRVPLTKGDSRTVVDVVLYGALLVALVVALFSQGTGPIPELGSEIGVLPVWQTATIVGLLAVAGLRDKVIFLAARGEVYGSLAVCFLFAGPDIIIAAKLICLTIWIGAATSKFTKHFPFVISTMMSNNPVFRPRFIKRKFFEHFPDDLRPGRPSRFVAHFSTAIEGLVPLVLFFSHGGWPTAIAAFVMLVFHFGILSSIPMGVPLEWNVFMMFSVLALFVGHAGIGLGDLGSPWPIVLFAVVAGTVVLGNLFPRKISFLPGMRYYAGNWDTSLWCVKPSAAEKIEKNIVAIASMPAAQMERYYGSPEVAQMYLYMGYAFRGFNSHGRALFTLAHRAMAGHNEDDYVLTDGERIVSTAIGWNFGDGHMSNEQLVAALQKRCHFEPGEVRIVMLDAQPIQRQTQQYRLVDAATGEFERGYVKVADMVTRQPWDDELPVHVQRDDVTT from the coding sequence ATGGGCTTTCTCAAACAGGAATCTCCCGAGATCGACTTCGAGCAGTGGAGCAAGGGCACTCGCGCGGAGAAGATCCAGCCGATGGCACGGCACTGGGCCGAGGTCGGCTTCGGAACCCCGATTGCGCTGCACCTGTTCTACGTCGTGAAGATCCTGGCCTACATCCTCGGCGCCTGGCTGATCGCGGTTAACACCACCGGGTTGGAAGGGGCGGGCGGGTTCTCCGCTGTGACCTCCTGGTACGCCGAGCCGATCGTCTACCAGAAGGTCGTGTTCTACACGATGCTGTTCGAGGTCATCGGCCTCGGCTGCGGCTTCGGTCCGCTGAACAACCGGTTCTTTCCGCCCATGGGATCGATCCTGTACTGGTTGCGGCCCAAGACGATTCGGCTGCCACCATGGCCGAACCGGGTGCCTCTGACCAAGGGGGACAGCCGCACCGTCGTCGACGTCGTGCTGTACGGGGCGTTGTTGGTGGCGTTGGTCGTCGCCCTGTTCTCTCAGGGCACCGGCCCCATCCCGGAACTCGGCAGCGAGATCGGCGTGCTGCCGGTGTGGCAGACCGCCACGATCGTCGGTCTGCTGGCGGTGGCCGGTCTGCGGGACAAGGTGATCTTCCTGGCCGCCCGCGGCGAGGTCTACGGCTCGCTGGCGGTCTGCTTCCTCTTCGCCGGCCCCGACATCATCATCGCGGCCAAACTCATCTGCCTGACCATCTGGATCGGCGCGGCCACCTCCAAGTTCACCAAGCACTTCCCGTTCGTCATCTCGACGATGATGAGCAACAACCCGGTGTTCCGGCCGCGGTTCATCAAGCGCAAGTTCTTCGAGCACTTCCCGGACGACCTTCGCCCGGGCCGGCCGTCACGCTTCGTGGCTCATTTCTCCACCGCCATCGAGGGTTTGGTGCCGCTGGTGCTGTTCTTCTCCCACGGGGGCTGGCCGACGGCGATCGCGGCATTCGTCATGCTGGTGTTCCACTTCGGCATCCTGAGTTCCATCCCGATGGGCGTGCCGCTGGAGTGGAACGTCTTCATGATGTTCTCCGTGCTGGCGCTGTTCGTCGGGCACGCCGGCATCGGACTGGGCGACCTGGGCAGCCCGTGGCCGATCGTGTTGTTCGCGGTGGTCGCCGGCACCGTGGTGCTGGGAAACCTGTTCCCGCGCAAGATCTCGTTCCTGCCCGGCATGCGCTACTACGCCGGCAACTGGGACACCTCGCTGTGGTGCGTCAAACCCTCGGCCGCGGAGAAGATCGAGAAGAACATCGTCGCGATCGCCAGCATGCCGGCCGCCCAGATGGAGCGGTACTACGGCAGCCCCGAGGTCGCGCAGATGTACCTCTACATGGGATATGCGTTCCGCGGCTTCAACTCTCACGGCCGGGCGCTGTTCACCCTGGCGCACCGGGCGATGGCCGGCCACAACGAGGACGATTACGTGCTGACCGATGGCGAGCGGATCGTCTCCACGGCCATCGGCTGGAACTTCGGTGACGGGCACATGAGCAATGAACAGCTCGTGGCCGCCCTGCAGAAGCGGTGCCATTTCGAGCCGGGGGAGGTGCGGATCGTCATGCTCGACGCCCAGCCGATCCAGCGCCAGACCCAGCAGTACCGGCTCGTCGACGCGGCCACCGGGGAATTCGAGCGGGGCTACGTCAAGGTCGCCGACATGGTGACGCGCCAGCCCTGGGACGACGAGCTACCGGTCCATGTCCAGCGAGATGACGTCACCACCTGA
- a CDS encoding alpha/beta fold hydrolase, translated as MTEPRWIDVATPAVQLRALVWGPEDGPVALCLHGFPDTAHGWRKVAPVLAEAGWKVVAPFMRGYLPSSIPADGSYHVGALMDDALRVLQAVGPTGRDVIIGHDWGAMAASGVAALPDNPFTKAVIMSVPPLASFQPLGRVPEAGKLLAQLPRQALRSWYMVYFQLPWLPERSASWVVPRLWKTWSPGYDAAEDLRHVDAAIGAPDRWRAALGYYRATIRMSKPPAQYAELHKHWLLAPVLPSLYLHGTDDGCAAPDYIRWVREVLPAGSDAHVVESGGHFLQLDQPDVTAARILDFVGRAD; from the coding sequence GTGACCGAGCCACGCTGGATCGATGTCGCCACCCCGGCTGTACAGCTGCGGGCGCTGGTGTGGGGGCCTGAGGATGGCCCGGTTGCGTTGTGTCTGCACGGTTTTCCCGACACAGCCCACGGCTGGCGCAAAGTGGCGCCGGTTCTGGCGGAGGCCGGCTGGAAAGTGGTGGCGCCGTTCATGCGGGGTTACCTGCCCTCGTCGATTCCGGCCGACGGGAGCTATCACGTCGGGGCTCTGATGGACGACGCCCTGCGCGTGCTGCAGGCGGTCGGCCCGACCGGGCGCGACGTCATCATCGGCCACGACTGGGGTGCCATGGCGGCGTCAGGTGTTGCGGCGTTGCCGGACAATCCGTTCACGAAGGCCGTGATCATGTCGGTGCCGCCGTTGGCATCGTTTCAGCCGTTGGGCCGGGTGCCCGAAGCCGGCAAGCTGTTGGCCCAGTTGCCGCGTCAGGCGTTGCGCAGTTGGTACATGGTGTACTTCCAATTGCCGTGGCTTCCTGAGCGTTCCGCGTCCTGGGTGGTGCCCCGGCTGTGGAAGACGTGGTCGCCCGGATACGACGCGGCCGAGGACCTGCGCCATGTCGACGCCGCCATCGGTGCGCCGGATCGGTGGCGCGCTGCCCTGGGCTACTACCGGGCCACGATCCGCATGAGCAAACCGCCGGCGCAGTACGCCGAGCTGCACAAGCACTGGCTGCTGGCGCCGGTGCTGCCGTCGCTGTACCTGCACGGCACCGACGATGGCTGTGCCGCACCGGATTACATCCGGTGGGTGCGCGAGGTGCTGCCGGCGGGCAGCGACGCCCACGTCGTCGAGTCCGGCGGTCACTTCCTGCAACTCGATCAGCCGGATGTCACGGCCGCCCGCATCCTGGATTTCGTCGGACGTGCCGACTAA
- a CDS encoding WS/DGAT domain-containing protein, translating to MPTNRLTAVDAQMFWMSSRMPNDTFLLYGFDGVPADLAGALGELAANARTGPDLSQRIDDTARLHYPAWVPSRVDESRFVVHDLDDSTWLGCLAAVSRLVDDQLDAQVLPWRLHVFPGVEGMPGVAGAGTAAVLQITHALGGGGRTCGPAAVMFGRQATVAPVVPVYGHPAMLPWRSIEAARAHRQLVADTEAGRVPPAATPRPPLRTNDRPSGVRSMRTVVRDRAQLSGATVTVSALAGISEALAGQLRELGTDPATLGAEVTMAKSGPRQAYNHFGTVGVGLYPSLPVAQRRDAIAAELAARRERAAHPAMRASERAFAATPAPLLRWGIGQFNPDTRSATVTGNTVVSSVNCGAADFGLGGMPVRLAAAFPGLSPMVGLTHCVTGVGDTISVSVFAAESAVGDVDAYLDRLEAAL from the coding sequence GTGCCGACTAACCGACTCACTGCGGTCGATGCGCAGATGTTCTGGATGTCGTCCAGGATGCCCAACGACACCTTCCTGCTCTACGGATTCGACGGTGTACCTGCCGATCTGGCGGGGGCACTGGGTGAGTTGGCGGCGAACGCCCGTACCGGACCGGATCTGTCGCAACGCATCGACGACACCGCCCGGCTGCACTACCCGGCATGGGTTCCGTCCCGTGTCGACGAATCCCGATTCGTGGTACACGATCTCGACGATTCGACGTGGCTGGGTTGCCTGGCGGCCGTGAGTAGGCTCGTGGACGATCAACTCGACGCTCAGGTGCTGCCGTGGCGGCTGCACGTCTTCCCCGGAGTCGAGGGGATGCCCGGTGTCGCCGGCGCAGGCACCGCGGCGGTCCTGCAGATCACCCATGCCCTCGGCGGCGGTGGGCGCACCTGCGGCCCGGCCGCGGTGATGTTCGGCCGACAGGCAACGGTCGCGCCGGTGGTGCCGGTGTACGGCCACCCGGCGATGTTGCCCTGGCGAAGCATCGAAGCGGCAAGGGCCCATAGGCAATTGGTGGCCGACACCGAGGCCGGGCGGGTGCCGCCGGCCGCGACACCACGCCCGCCGCTCCGGACCAACGACCGCCCCTCGGGTGTACGCAGCATGCGGACGGTCGTCCGGGATCGAGCGCAGCTGTCGGGCGCCACGGTGACGGTGTCTGCACTGGCCGGGATATCCGAAGCCCTCGCTGGTCAACTCCGTGAGCTCGGGACGGATCCGGCCACCCTGGGCGCCGAGGTGACCATGGCGAAATCCGGTCCGCGCCAGGCGTACAACCATTTCGGCACGGTCGGCGTGGGCCTGTACCCCTCGCTGCCGGTGGCGCAGCGCCGCGACGCGATCGCCGCCGAACTGGCGGCGCGCCGGGAACGCGCCGCACACCCTGCGATGCGGGCCTCGGAACGTGCGTTCGCCGCCACGCCGGCCCCACTGCTGCGGTGGGGGATCGGCCAATTCAATCCCGACACGCGTTCGGCGACGGTCACCGGGAACACCGTGGTTTCCAGCGTGAATTGCGGTGCCGCGGATTTCGGTCTCGGCGGTATGCCGGTGCGGCTGGCAGCAGCGTTTCCGGGCTTGTCGCCGATGGTGGGGCTCACCCACTGCGTGACGGGCGTGGGGGACACCATTTCGGTCAGCGTGTTCGCCGCGGAGTCGGCGGTCGGGGATGTCGACGCGTACCTCGACCGGCTTGAGGCGGCGTTGTGA
- a CDS encoding Mce protein, which translates to MAADSADTEPVEPTETEESSQSAPEAQASEPEAEVVEEAAEASAPKRRGFPRGPTAGLVGVVLVVALAALTGWLGYNFYQVHHEQQRRAMFVDTARQGATNLTSIDWEHAEDDIQRVLDTSAGKFYDDFEKRSKSFLEVVKQIKSKSVGTVTSSGLESYSDDRADVLVSVTVRSTNAGVPEQTPQVWRMVLTVQDIEGKAKVSNVEFIQ; encoded by the coding sequence ATGGCAGCCGACAGCGCCGACACCGAGCCGGTCGAGCCGACCGAGACCGAGGAGTCGAGCCAGTCCGCCCCTGAAGCCCAGGCCTCAGAACCCGAGGCCGAAGTGGTCGAAGAGGCTGCTGAGGCTTCCGCACCGAAGCGACGCGGGTTCCCGCGCGGGCCGACCGCGGGGCTTGTCGGAGTGGTGCTCGTCGTCGCGCTCGCGGCACTGACCGGTTGGCTGGGCTACAACTTCTATCAGGTGCATCACGAGCAGCAGCGACGCGCGATGTTCGTGGACACCGCACGGCAGGGCGCCACGAACCTCACGAGCATCGACTGGGAGCACGCCGAAGACGACATCCAGCGAGTGCTGGACACGTCGGCCGGAAAGTTCTACGACGACTTCGAGAAGCGATCGAAGTCCTTCCTCGAAGTGGTCAAGCAGATCAAGTCGAAGTCGGTGGGCACGGTGACCTCATCGGGGCTGGAGTCCTACTCCGACGACAGGGCGGATGTTCTCGTGTCGGTGACCGTCCGGTCGACGAATGCGGGCGTACCTGAGCAGACGCCGCAGGTGTGGCGAATGGTGTTGACGGTGCAGGACATTGAAGGCAAGGCGAAGGTTTCCAACGTGGAGTTCATCCAATGA
- a CDS encoding TetR/AcrR family transcriptional regulator — translation MQSKPGADAGDAMADERHAIIKAAFTCLSEPHTGAVPIAAVLARAGLSTRAFYRHFESKDALFLAMQESSGRSLGRRLDQIADDTDGAPADQLAQWIRVSFGVIRDARLRGRALVLDLEEVRSAKGYQSVQEQWRLDRERALAGLLRRGRDDGSLPLTRPERDAAAIRAVVSHELSRLGADGDWECACAAAVDFALRAVGAHVTSQELGGR, via the coding sequence GTGCAGAGCAAGCCAGGTGCGGACGCGGGTGACGCGATGGCCGATGAGCGCCACGCGATCATCAAAGCCGCCTTCACCTGCCTGTCCGAGCCCCACACCGGAGCCGTGCCGATCGCCGCGGTACTGGCCAGGGCCGGGCTGTCCACCCGGGCGTTCTATCGGCACTTCGAATCCAAGGATGCGTTGTTCCTGGCCATGCAGGAAAGTTCGGGCAGGTCGTTGGGCCGCCGGCTCGACCAGATCGCCGACGACACCGATGGTGCACCGGCAGATCAGCTGGCGCAATGGATCAGGGTGTCGTTCGGCGTGATACGCGACGCGCGTTTGCGTGGGCGCGCGTTGGTTCTGGATTTGGAGGAGGTCCGCTCGGCCAAGGGCTACCAGTCCGTGCAAGAGCAGTGGCGCCTCGACCGCGAACGGGCGCTGGCGGGTCTCTTGCGTCGTGGCCGGGACGACGGGTCGTTACCGCTGACCAGGCCGGAGCGGGATGCGGCGGCGATCCGCGCAGTGGTCAGCCATGAGTTGTCTCGTCTGGGTGCCGACGGAGATTGGGAGTGCGCGTGTGCCGCGGCGGTGGACTTTGCGTTGCGTGCGGTCGGGGCGCACGTCACGTCCCAGGAGCTCGGCGGCCGGTAG